The DNA sequence TCGTTGTCTCGAACCAGAGAGTCTAGCAGCGCTGGGCCGGAGGCCCGTCGGGTATTCGGGTGGCCCGCCGCCGGGGTTTCCCCGCCCTCAGAACCGCTCGATCAGGCGCCGCACTCGACGCCGCAGCCGCGGCGGTGCTTCGTCCTCGGCGGCTGCGTGAACGCGTGCACGCAGCTTCTTCTCGAACTCTGCGCGGCTGAAGCATTCCCGGCAGCGTTCGAGGTGGCGGTCGATGTCGCTGGTCCGGCTTGGATCCAACTCGCGGTCCAAATACTCGAAGAGGAGCCGAATGACCTCCTCGCAGTTGATTTCGTGTGCCGTCATCGCGTCTTCCCGTGCCCCGTCGCACCGGGATCCAATCCTTCCTCCCGAGCGATCTCCCAGAGACGGTGTTGCAGCAGACTGCGCCCCCGGCTCAGGCGCGAGCGCACGGTCCCAACCGGGATTTCGAGCAGACCGGCGACTTCCTCATAGGTATGCCCCTGCACCTCGACCAGCACGACGACGATACGAAATGCGTCCGGCAGGCTGTCGAGTGCCGCCTGCAGGTCCTCCCGGAGCAGATCGTTCAGGAAACGCTCCTCCGGGGTTCCCCACCACAGCAGGAACGGCTGGTGCAGTTTCTCGAACAGCGAGAAGTCCGCGACCGCGGACGGATCGGCAATCTCGGGATCGGTGTGCTGCTCCACCTGGCTCCGTGTCCTGTGGCGGCGCCACGCGCTGATGAACGTATTGTTCAGTATACGGAACAGCCAGCCCTCGAGGGATCCCGCGTCACGCAGGTCTCCGAAACTGGCCCAGGCCTTCGCCACCGTCTCGGCGACGATGTCTTCGGCGTCGTCCGGATCACCCGCCAGGCGCAGGGCCGTGCCATAAAGGCGATCCATGAGCCGATCGACCGTCCTTTCGAAGATGTCCCGACGCTCGCTCCTGCCGAGAGATCTCGCATCGTCTGCGCCTGGGTCCGCCATGACAAGCCTTGTACCGATCCTCCATCGTTCGCGGTCCCTGCCGGAACGGGGTCCGGCACGTCGCCTGGTCAAGACCATCGGTGACTCGATCATGGATCATTCCGCAGGGGCGCGCCAACGCGGCACCTGCGGATCGGCGATTCATCCGTCGCCATTTCGGGCGCAACGCAGATCTTCCTAGGGCAGGGGTTTGCTTTTCCCAAGGGGCATCTGTGGTGTCCTGATTGTCGTGGACACCTCGATAGGATGCGAAAGGATGTTCGGCGAGAGATTGCCGTTGCTGCGTGCACCGTCCGGGCAGTCGTCAAGGGTTCCTGCTTCCCGGGGTTCCCGAAAGCCCTATCCGCGACGAGAAGCGGCGTGCGGTTCCGATCACCCACCGCACGCCTGCCTCCTCGTTCCGTTCAGGTCCGGATTATCCCCCCGCTCAGTCGAACACGGTGTCCAGCATCGCTTCGAAGGCGGGCAGGGCCTTGTCCCCCGCCCTCTCGAGGTTGGGATCGGGATAGAGTTCGTTCATGAAACGCGGATGCAGCAGTGACATCCGGGTGATGTCTCCTTCCTCGTAGATCGCGAGGTTGCCGCAGGGCAGCATCGCGGACGCCTTCATGTCCGCCTGGAAGAAGTCCGGGCCGATCGGCGGGTAGCAGATCTTCATGATCGTCACTTCTCCTCCCTTCAATGGGTGCTCCGAGAGGAACAGCCAGTCGTCGTGCCCTTCCGCATATTGCCGGATCCTGGCGGCGAGTTCCGCGGGCGAGTCGGTGGTATCGCGGATGATGAACATCCCGTCGTCCGCGGTGGCGACCGATACGTGGGTGAAGGCCGTCAGACAGCCGGCAACCAGCATGCTCGTGGTCAGGTGTTTCATGCGTGCTCCTCCTTCGTTGTGGTTCGGATCGACCTGCACGCGCCGCGTGCGAGATCCGGTCCCCGGTGCGCGGGTGTAGCCCGAGGTGCTGCAGGGACGCGCGAGACGCCCGGAGGGTTCCCGGGCGTGGTTCGGTTCCCGCTGCATGGACAGGTCTGCCCGGAAAAGGCGCGCGCACCTCGCTTCGCCGGATCCCTCGGCTGGCCGCGAACCAGAGCGTTCGCCGCCACGAACGCCGGGCAGGGGCGGGGCCGACTGCCATAGCGCCCCCTTGCCGGAGCGGCCTATGGCTCCGCGCCCGGCGCGTCCCTACAATCGTGGTCATCTCCCTCAACCCGAACCCCGGTTCGCCAGTCAGGAGTGGTACATCACCATGAGCGATGCCCTGAACTACCTGGTCCAGGTGCGCGGCGACGCGCTCGGCCATTACTTCAAGTTTCTCAAGGACGCCGGCAAACACCTCGACCCGAAGACCCGCAATCTAATCTCGGTGATCACCAAGGTCCATTCCCAGACCGAGGCAGGCTTCAAGCAGTATTTGATGCGCGCGCTGCGCGAGGGCTGCACGCCGATGGAGGTCATCGACGCACTGATGATGGCGTTCCCTGCATTGGGCTTGGCCAAGGTCGTCTGGGCCACCGAAATCATTCTGGAGATGGATATTCCGGAGTTTTCCCCGGAACTGATCGCCGCCGAGCCCCAGTGGCGCGATGTGATGGCCGCCGACGATATCGTGGACGGCGAAGTGCTTCGTGTGGAATCCGCCACCCGTACCGTGTTCGTGTACCGCGAAGGGGATTCCTACCGGGTCTACGATTCGCATTGTCCGCACCAGGTGACCAACATTCCGCACCTGGCCCTGGAGGGCATGACGCTGACCTGTCCGAAACACCAGTGGAAGTTCGACATTCGTACCGGTGACTGCATCGCCAAAGGCAAACACCCGATGAAGGCGTTCGAGACACGGGTCGCGGATGGGCGTCTGTTGGCCTGGTGGTAGGGTGGTCGGGAAGGGTCGTTGACCGGGCAACGCACAGGGCCCTATGCTGCCGCGTGTTCCGCCTTCCCCTGACTGGAGACCGCTGATGCCGAGATTCCTTCGTTCCGGACGCAATGCTCTGTTGGCCGCCGGCCTGTTGCTGGCGGGTCTGCTCGCCTTTGCTGCAACCGCCGCTGCCGGCGATGCCATGCGCCCGTTCATCCTGGCTCCGGATGGCGCTGGTGATCCGCAGACGCGTCTCAACGATGCGCGCAACGCGCTGGAAGGTGCCGGCTTCGAGGTCGTCGGCGAGTATGCTCCCTACCCGCAGGCCCGGGTGTTGGTGGTGACCAGCGAGGCACTGCGGCAGGCGGCTGCCGCCAGCGATTCCGGTGCCTACGCCGCGGCCCAGCGCGTTGCAGCGACCGCCACCGATGGCGGTACCGAGCTGGCCTTTACCAATCCCCGCTACATGGCCGCCGCCTATCGCCTGGGTGACGATCTCGACGGCGTGGCCAGTTCGATGGAAGCGGCTCTCGGGCGTGCCCGCGATTTCGGCTCCGAGGAAGGCAAGTCGGTACGCGACCTGAACCGCTATCGCTACATGATCCGCATGCCCCGGTTCGATGACCCCCTGACACTGGCCACGCATTCCAGCCATGCAGCGGCCGTCGCCGCGGTCGAAGCCGGCCTAGCGGCCGGGGCAGGGGATACCGCGCAGGTCTACCGGATCGACATCCCGGGACGGGACCAGGTGCTGTTTGGTGTCGCGCTGCTGGGAGGCGAGGCTGCGGATGCCCACATCATGGGGAACATCGATGGACGCTCGCCGCATCACACCCCTCATCTGCCCTACGAGTTGCTGGTGGATGGAGATACGGTCCAGGCTCTGGACGCCCGCTTCCGCATCGCCATCAACTTCCCCGACCTGTCGATGATGGGCAGCGGTAGCTTCATGAGCATCCGTTCTGCTCCCGACGCCATTGCGGAATCCCTGGCGGCGGCGGCGAACCACGCACCGTAAACGGCGATGGGCGCCGGGCACCCCGTCCGGACGTTACGTCGGTTTCGCGTGAGCAGCGTCGCGTGCATCCTGCACGGCGTTGATGCGATGTAGCGGCAGGGCGGCGGGTGATGTCGGAGGCAGCAGCCGGGGCGGTGCAGGTGGAGGCCGGGAACGACGACCCGGTGCGCCGGCTCGTGCGGCGACTCGACGCCCGCTACAAGGCGCGGATCACCGGGAATGTGGTGCTGCCCGGGCGCCCGGCGCGGCTGCTGCCGCTGCCCGACGAACTCGACCCGCGCCTTGCGTCCGCGCTGCGCGCCCGCGGCGTGGCCCGGCTCTACAGCCACCAGCGCGAGGCCTGGGACGCGGTGACCGCCGGGCGGCACACGGTGGTGGTCACTCCCACCGCGTCGGGCAAGACGCTCTGCTACAACCTGCCCGTGCTGCAGGACGCGCTCACGAACCGGGCGAAGGCGCTGTACCTGTTCCCGACCAAGGCACTGTCGCAGGACCAGGTCGCCGAGCTGATGGAGCTGAACGACGCCGGCAACCTCGGCATCCGCGCGTTCACCTTCGACGGCGACACGCCGGGCGATGCGCGCAAGGCGGTACGCACCCGGGGTGACATCGTCGTCTCGAACCCGGACATGCTGCACCAGGGTGTGCTGCCGCACCACACCAAGTGGGCGCAGTTCTTCGAAAACCTGCGCTACGTGGTGATCGACGAGATGCACAGCTATCGCGGCGTATTCGGCTCGCACGTCGCGAACGTGATCCGGCGGCTGCGGCGTGTCTGCCGGTTCTACGGCTCCGACCCGGTGTTCGTGCTCAGTTCGGCAACCATCGCGAATCCGGCGGAACTCGCCGAGGGGCTGATCGGCGCACCGGTGACCGTGGTCACCGACAGCGGCGCGCCCGTCGGCGAACGCCACCTGCTGCTGTGGAACCCGCCGGTGGTGAACGCCGATCTCGGCATCCGCGCGTCGGCGCGCTCGCAGGCGACACGCATCGCCCGGATGGCGGTGAAAAGCGGGCTGAAGACGATCGTGTTCGCGCAGTCGCGGCTGATGGTCGAGGTGCTGACCAGGTACCTGAAGGACGTGTTCGATTCCGACCCGCGCCGGCCGGCCCGCGTCGCCGCCTACCGCGGCGGCTACCTGCCCGGCCAGCGGCGCGAGACCGAGAAGGCGTTGCGCGCCGGCAACGTCGACTGCGTGATCGCGACCTCGGCGCTGGAACTCGGCGTCGACATCGGCAGCCTCGACGTCTGCGTGCTGAACGGCTATCCGGGAACGATCGCGGCGACCTGGCAGCGCCTGGGCCGGGCCGGGCGTCGCCAGCGGCCGTCGCTCGGCGTGCTGGTCGCGACCAGCCAGCCGCTGGACCAGTACATCATCCGCAACCCGGAGTTCTTCCTCGAAAGCTCCCCGGAGCACGCGCGGATCGATCCCGACCAGTTGCTGATCCTGCTCGACCACGTGCGCTGCGCGGCATTCGAACTGCCGTTCCGCAGGGGCGACCGCTTCGGCAACGAGAACCTCGAGGAACTGCTGACCTACCTCGAGGAGCACGGCGTATTGCACCGCGAGGCCGACACCTGGCACTGGACCGAGGACAGCTACCCCGCGCAGAGCGTGAGCCTGCGTTCGGTCGCCGAAGGCAACTTCGTCGTCGTCGACACCACCGGCGGGCGCAGGGACATCATCGCCGAGGTCGATTACTCCAGCGCCGCCGAGACGCTGTACGAGGGCGCGATCTACATGGTGCAGGCGCAGACCTGGCAGGTCGAGCGGCTGGACTGGACCGGGCGCAAGGCCTTTGTGACCAGGACCGAGGTGGACTACTACACCGACGCGATCGACTACACGCGGCTGAAGATCCTCGACCGCTTCGAGCACCGCCAGGACGGGCATACCGAGACCGCGCACGGCGAGGTGCACCTGGTCCGCCGCATCCCCGGCTACAAGAAGATCCGCTACTACAGCCACGAGAACATCGGCTACGGGAACATCGACCTGCCGGACCAGGAGATGCACACCACCGCCGCCTGGTGGGAGGTCGCCCCCGAGGTGCTCGCGCAGTGCTTTCCGAACCGCCAGCAGGCACTGGACGGGTTCCTCGGCGCCGCGTATGCGATGCATCATGTCGCCGCGCTGATCGCGATGTCGGAACCGCAGGACATCGGGCGTGCGGTTGGTGACGGCGATGCCCGCTGGTTCGCGACCGTCGGCGCCGACGGGCGCGGGCAGATGCGCAGCCTCGACGGCGGCGAGCGGGATCCGGAGCACGAGACCCGCTTTCGCCCGGCGGTGTTCCTGTACGACAACTACCCCGGCGGCGTCGGGCTCGCCGCGCCGCTGTACGATCAGCGCGACCGGGTGATCGGAGGTGCGGCTCAGCTGATCCGCGACTGCGACTGCCGTCACGGCTGCCCGGCCTGTATCGGCCCGATCCTCGCGTCCGACGAAGCGCGCGGGTTCTCGCCGAAGGCGGCGGCGCTGACCGTGCTCGCGCAGTTCCAGAGCCATGGACCTGAAGGCCCGGCTTGACGCGTTGCGCCGGCAGTCGGGAGCCGCCCCCGCTGCCCGCCTCGCCACGCCCGACGCGGGCGTGCCAGACGATGCGTCAAGCCCCGTCTCCGCTCCGAGCCTTGCCGATGAATCACGCGAGGATCTGCGTTCGCGTCTGCGGCGTCTGGCGGGCCGGGTGGGTTCGGGGCCATCGGCCGCCGCTGCGGCGGGCGGCGGCAGGTTTCCGGCGCCGGGGCCAGGAGTGCATAGGTCCGGCCCATCGCGTCGCGGGACGCCGGTTCCGGCCGCCGTGCTTGCCGACCAACTGGGTGGGCAGGTCGTCGCGGAACATCTGGTGTTGGTCGAGACCGTGCTGCCGCCGCATGCGATGCACGGACGCCGGCGTCTCGCCGATGCGCTGGAGTCGTTGTGGCCGCTGGCAATCTCCGCCCCAACCCCTCCCCCGCAGGCGGGGGAGGGGCTTTACTCCCTTCTGCCGCCGGCTCGAGAGGCGCCGGGGGGAAGGGTGCTTGGCATCGACACCGAGACCACGGGGCTCGCCGGTGGCACCGGCACCGCCGCGTTCATGGTCGGGATCGCCGAGCCCGGCCTTGACGGCGTGCGCCTGCGCCAGTGGCTGCTGACCGCCTTCGCCGGCGAGGCGGCAATGCTCGCCGAGCTGGACGCGGCCTTGGCCGGGGCCGGGCTGCTGGTCAGCTACAACGGCAAGACCTTCGACCTCCCGCTGCTGCGCGATCGCCGGCGCCTGCAGCGCGCTCCCGCGTTCCCCGAGCCCCCGCACCTCGACCTGCTGCACCCGACCCGGCGCCTGTTCCGCGGCGTCTGGCCCGATTGCCGACTGGTCACCGCGGAGCAGCGGCTGCTGGGACTGTTTCGCGAGGACGATCTGCCCGGCTCGGAGGCGCCACGCGCGTGGCGTGACTACCTGGCTGGTGGGACTCCCGACGACCTCGGGCGCGTGCTCCGTCACAACGCGCTGGACGTGCTGAGCCTGCTGTTGCTCGGTCCGGTTCTGGCCCGGGCACTGCACGACCCCCTGGGCTTCGGCGCCGACCCGCTGGCTGCGGCGGATGCCTGGTCGCGGCGCGGGGAATCGCGTAGGGCGCTTACCGTGCTGGAACGTGCACGGCATGGCCTCGATGTCCGCGGAGCGCTGGAACTGGCGCGCCGGCTGCGCCGGGCCGGGCGCTGGACGGAGGCCGTCGCGGTCTGGGAGCGTCTGGCGCAATCCGGCTGTCCCGAAGCGGTGGAGTCCCTCGCCAAGTACCACGAGCACGTGCGCCGGGATTGGGAAACCGCGCTGGACTACACGGCGAGGCTCGGCGAAGGGCCGGAGGCACGCCGGCGACGGGGAAGGCTCGAACGGCGGCGCGGGGGTGTGCAGGGGCGGCTGGATCTGGCCGAGTAGCGGGAAGTCGCCGCGTTCAGCCGCGTTCGCATCCGCGTGTAAACAGTCCCGCAGGGCGGAATAGTGCAG is a window from the Thioalkalivibrio paradoxus ARh 1 genome containing:
- a CDS encoding DEAD/DEAH box helicase → MSEAAAGAVQVEAGNDDPVRRLVRRLDARYKARITGNVVLPGRPARLLPLPDELDPRLASALRARGVARLYSHQREAWDAVTAGRHTVVVTPTASGKTLCYNLPVLQDALTNRAKALYLFPTKALSQDQVAELMELNDAGNLGIRAFTFDGDTPGDARKAVRTRGDIVVSNPDMLHQGVLPHHTKWAQFFENLRYVVIDEMHSYRGVFGSHVANVIRRLRRVCRFYGSDPVFVLSSATIANPAELAEGLIGAPVTVVTDSGAPVGERHLLLWNPPVVNADLGIRASARSQATRIARMAVKSGLKTIVFAQSRLMVEVLTRYLKDVFDSDPRRPARVAAYRGGYLPGQRRETEKALRAGNVDCVIATSALELGVDIGSLDVCVLNGYPGTIAATWQRLGRAGRRQRPSLGVLVATSQPLDQYIIRNPEFFLESSPEHARIDPDQLLILLDHVRCAAFELPFRRGDRFGNENLEELLTYLEEHGVLHREADTWHWTEDSYPAQSVSLRSVAEGNFVVVDTTGGRRDIIAEVDYSSAAETLYEGAIYMVQAQTWQVERLDWTGRKAFVTRTEVDYYTDAIDYTRLKILDRFEHRQDGHTETAHGEVHLVRRIPGYKKIRYYSHENIGYGNIDLPDQEMHTTAAWWEVAPEVLAQCFPNRQQALDGFLGAAYAMHHVAALIAMSEPQDIGRAVGDGDARWFATVGADGRGQMRSLDGGERDPEHETRFRPAVFLYDNYPGGVGLAAPLYDQRDRVIGGAAQLIRDCDCRHGCPACIGPILASDEARGFSPKAAALTVLAQFQSHGPEGPA
- a CDS encoding anti-sigma factor family protein, which codes for MTAHEINCEEVIRLLFEYLDRELDPSRTSDIDRHLERCRECFSRAEFEKKLRARVHAAAEDEAPPRLRRRVRRLIERF
- a CDS encoding DUF302 domain-containing protein, coding for MKHLTTSMLVAGCLTAFTHVSVATADDGMFIIRDTTDSPAELAARIRQYAEGHDDWLFLSEHPLKGGEVTIMKICYPPIGPDFFQADMKASAMLPCGNLAIYEEGDITRMSLLHPRFMNELYPDPNLERAGDKALPAFEAMLDTVFD
- a CDS encoding ribonuclease H-like domain-containing protein, which gives rise to MLADQLGGQVVAEHLVLVETVLPPHAMHGRRRLADALESLWPLAISAPTPPPQAGEGLYSLLPPAREAPGGRVLGIDTETTGLAGGTGTAAFMVGIAEPGLDGVRLRQWLLTAFAGEAAMLAELDAALAGAGLLVSYNGKTFDLPLLRDRRRLQRAPAFPEPPHLDLLHPTRRLFRGVWPDCRLVTAEQRLLGLFREDDLPGSEAPRAWRDYLAGGTPDDLGRVLRHNALDVLSLLLLGPVLARALHDPLGFGADPLAAADAWSRRGESRRALTVLERARHGLDVRGALELARRLRRAGRWTEAVAVWERLAQSGCPEAVESLAKYHEHVRRDWETALDYTARLGEGPEARRRRGRLERRRGGVQGRLDLAE
- a CDS encoding RNA polymerase sigma factor, producing the protein MADPGADDARSLGRSERRDIFERTVDRLMDRLYGTALRLAGDPDDAEDIVAETVAKAWASFGDLRDAGSLEGWLFRILNNTFISAWRRHRTRSQVEQHTDPEIADPSAVADFSLFEKLHQPFLLWWGTPEERFLNDLLREDLQAALDSLPDAFRIVVVLVEVQGHTYEEVAGLLEIPVGTVRSRLSRGRSLLQHRLWEIAREEGLDPGATGHGKTR
- a CDS encoding Rieske 2Fe-2S domain-containing protein — translated: MSDALNYLVQVRGDALGHYFKFLKDAGKHLDPKTRNLISVITKVHSQTEAGFKQYLMRALREGCTPMEVIDALMMAFPALGLAKVVWATEIILEMDIPEFSPELIAAEPQWRDVMAADDIVDGEVLRVESATRTVFVYREGDSYRVYDSHCPHQVTNIPHLALEGMTLTCPKHQWKFDIRTGDCIAKGKHPMKAFETRVADGRLLAWW